The following are from one region of the Georgenia sp. M64 genome:
- a CDS encoding alpha-E domain-containing protein, giving the protein MLSRIAESLFWIGRYVERADDTARLLDVQLQVLLEDPWVDEDAHSRSVLAIMGFPPPPVEEPVGRRQLLDTLAYDRTAPGSIAGALVAARESARRARETISTELWECLNTTWNALPAMTHGRSAYDFFQWVRERAAIVAGIVDSSTSRDETWEFLVLGRSLERADMTARLVASRAVSGTGGASWVSLLRSGGAYEAFLRTYRGRVGDVQAAQFLLLDRYLPRSIVHALDRAEQCLAELEPGVRLPGVREDAARTLGRARSHLEYLPVTDLQTNLLAEMEAVQVACSQASDHIRARYFLAEPAVWMGEHL; this is encoded by the coding sequence GTGCTGAGCCGGATCGCCGAGTCGCTGTTCTGGATCGGTCGCTACGTCGAGCGCGCCGACGACACCGCCCGCCTCCTCGACGTCCAGCTCCAGGTCCTCCTGGAGGACCCCTGGGTCGACGAGGACGCCCACTCCCGCTCCGTCCTGGCGATCATGGGCTTTCCGCCGCCGCCGGTGGAGGAGCCGGTGGGCCGGCGCCAGCTCCTGGACACCCTCGCCTACGACCGCACCGCGCCCGGCTCGATCGCCGGTGCCCTGGTCGCGGCGCGCGAGAGCGCCCGACGGGCCCGCGAGACGATCTCCACCGAGCTGTGGGAGTGCCTCAACACCACCTGGAACGCCCTGCCCGCCATGACCCACGGGCGCAGCGCCTACGACTTCTTCCAGTGGGTGCGCGAGCGGGCCGCGATCGTCGCGGGGATCGTCGACTCCTCGACGTCGCGGGACGAGACGTGGGAGTTCCTCGTGCTGGGCCGGTCCCTCGAACGGGCGGACATGACCGCCCGCCTCGTCGCCTCCCGGGCGGTCAGCGGCACGGGCGGGGCGAGCTGGGTCTCCCTCCTGCGCTCCGGCGGGGCCTACGAGGCCTTCCTGCGGACCTACCGCGGCCGCGTCGGGGACGTCCAGGCCGCCCAGTTCCTGCTCCTCGACCGGTACCTGCCGCGCTCGATCGTCCACGCCCTCGACCGGGCCGAGCAGTGCCTGGCCGAGCTCGAGCCGGGCGTCCGCCTGCCCGGTGTGCGCGAGGACGCCGCACGGACCCTCGGTCGCGCCCGCTCGCACCTGGAGTACCTGCCCGTGACGGACCTGCAGACGAACCTGCTCGCGGAGATGGAGGCGGTCCAGGTGGCCTGCAGCCAGGCGTCGGACCACATCCGGGCCCGCTACTTCCTGGCCGAGCCGGCCGTCTGGATGGGGGAGCACCTGTGA
- a CDS encoding transglutaminase family protein, with the protein MTRLHVVHRTTFAYAHPVRVSYNELRMRPAAMLGQRVLESTLTVAPETWRSEYRDYWGTRVDAVEVLTPHESLTFVADSRVERDAAPQRVHGTEWASLAAPALTDRMSEMLMISPTTSPPPDLVELARDAAAGLGVHDGAVAVCGALRGEMEYVPGVTGVHTRAAEAWEARKGVCQDIVHLTVGTLRALGIPARYVSGYLHPLAGAGTGEVAVGQSHAWVEFWSGDWYGYDPTNRIDVGPHHVLVARGREYRDVPPVRGVFSGGGRSTQHVEVLMTLEE; encoded by the coding sequence GTGACCCGCCTGCACGTGGTGCACCGCACCACCTTCGCCTACGCCCACCCCGTGCGGGTGTCCTACAACGAGCTGCGGATGCGCCCGGCCGCGATGCTCGGCCAGCGGGTGCTGGAGTCCACCCTCACCGTCGCCCCGGAGACGTGGCGCAGCGAGTACCGGGACTACTGGGGGACGCGGGTCGACGCCGTCGAGGTCCTCACCCCGCACGAGAGCCTCACGTTCGTCGCGGACTCCCGCGTCGAGCGGGACGCCGCGCCGCAGCGGGTCCACGGCACCGAGTGGGCGAGCCTCGCCGCCCCGGCCCTGACCGACCGGATGAGCGAGATGCTCATGATCTCGCCCACCACGAGCCCCCCGCCCGACCTGGTCGAGCTCGCCCGTGACGCCGCCGCCGGGCTCGGGGTCCACGACGGCGCCGTCGCCGTGTGCGGGGCGCTGCGCGGGGAGATGGAGTACGTGCCGGGCGTCACCGGCGTCCACACCCGCGCCGCGGAGGCGTGGGAGGCGCGCAAGGGGGTGTGCCAGGACATCGTCCACCTCACCGTGGGCACCCTGCGGGCGCTGGGGATCCCCGCCCGCTACGTCTCGGGCTACCTCCACCCGCTCGCCGGCGCCGGGACCGGCGAGGTCGCCGTCGGGCAGTCCCACGCGTGGGTGGAGTTCTGGTCGGGCGACTGGTACGGCTACGACCCCACCAACCGCATCGACGTCGGGCCGCACCACGTGCTCGTGGCGCGCGGCCGGGAGTACCGGGACGTGCCCCCGGTGCGGGGGGTCTTCTCGGGCGGGGGCCGGTCGACCCAGCACGTCGAGGTGCTCATGACCCTCGAGGAGTGA
- a CDS encoding MOSC domain-containing protein: MPVVTHVCRVARLHPDAGSAGVTAIDKRPVDGAARVGTYGLRGDVQADRRHHGGPDKALYAVDAAEAEHWAAVLGQDVPPGRLGENLRTAGVAVDDAEIGERWRIGERLEVEVTGPRTPCATFGRWLRQERWVSRFTEHGRTGAYLRVVVPGPVAAGDDVVVVRRPGHGVSVSRWFTAQDPADARTLLAHAADEGWRMADYLREYVDRAAARP, encoded by the coding sequence GTGCCCGTGGTCACCCACGTGTGCCGTGTGGCCCGGCTCCACCCGGATGCGGGCTCCGCCGGGGTCACCGCGATCGACAAGCGGCCCGTCGACGGCGCCGCCCGGGTGGGCACGTACGGGCTGCGCGGCGACGTCCAGGCAGACCGCAGGCACCACGGCGGCCCCGACAAGGCGCTCTACGCCGTCGACGCCGCCGAGGCCGAGCACTGGGCGGCGGTCCTGGGGCAGGATGTCCCGCCGGGTCGTCTGGGGGAGAACCTGCGCACCGCGGGTGTCGCCGTCGACGACGCCGAGATCGGCGAGCGGTGGCGGATCGGCGAGCGCCTCGAGGTGGAGGTGACCGGTCCGCGGACCCCCTGCGCGACGTTCGGCCGGTGGCTGCGCCAGGAGCGGTGGGTCTCGCGGTTCACCGAGCACGGGCGCACCGGTGCCTACCTGCGCGTGGTCGTGCCCGGCCCGGTCGCCGCCGGGGACGACGTCGTGGTCGTGCGCCGCCCGGGGCACGGGGTGAGCGTGAGCCGGTGGTTCACCGCCCAGGACCCCGCCGACGCCCGCACGCTCCTCGCCCACGCGGCCGACGAGGGCTGGCGGATGGCCGACTACCTGCGTGAGTACGTCGACCGGGCCGCCGCCCGCCCCTGA
- the hrcA gene encoding heat-inducible transcriptional repressor HrcA: protein MSEDRRLDVLRAIVQDYVQTREPVGSRVLVERHSLGVSPATIRNDMAVLEELGYIAQPHTSAGRVPTDKGYRAFVDQISTLKPLSVPERRAIANLLDTAVDLDDVVERTVRLLAQLTHQVAVVQYPSLRRSALRHLELVLLSPHRLLVVIITDAGRVEQRTVETGNELDPGVVGELRARLNVACAGRRLGAIVEPLAALPPQFAPEHRPLVEAVSEEVLDTLRLDAEERIVMAGTANLARSDVDFSRTIGPVLEALEEQVVLLRLFSEMEDDVAVRIGSENRSEALSEASLVASAYGGSAPAEGIARLGVLGPTRMDYPGTMASVRAVARYLSRFLAG, encoded by the coding sequence GTGAGCGAGGACCGCAGGCTCGACGTGCTGCGCGCGATCGTGCAGGACTACGTCCAGACGAGGGAGCCGGTCGGCTCCCGGGTGCTCGTCGAGCGCCACTCCCTCGGCGTCTCCCCGGCCACCATCCGCAACGACATGGCCGTCCTGGAGGAGCTGGGGTACATCGCCCAGCCGCACACCTCGGCCGGACGCGTCCCGACCGACAAGGGCTACCGCGCCTTCGTGGACCAGATCTCCACGCTCAAGCCCCTCTCGGTCCCCGAGCGCCGCGCCATCGCCAACCTCCTGGACACCGCGGTCGACCTCGACGACGTCGTCGAGCGGACCGTGCGCCTGCTCGCGCAGCTGACCCACCAGGTCGCCGTCGTGCAGTACCCGTCGCTGCGGCGCTCGGCCCTGCGCCATCTCGAGCTCGTCCTGCTCAGCCCGCACCGGCTGCTCGTGGTCATCATCACCGACGCGGGCCGGGTGGAGCAGCGCACCGTCGAGACCGGCAACGAGCTCGACCCCGGGGTGGTCGGCGAGCTGCGCGCCCGGCTCAACGTCGCGTGCGCCGGCCGGCGCCTCGGCGCCATCGTCGAGCCGCTCGCGGCGCTGCCCCCGCAGTTCGCCCCCGAGCACCGCCCGCTGGTGGAGGCGGTGAGCGAGGAGGTCCTGGACACGCTGCGCCTGGACGCCGAGGAGCGCATCGTCATGGCGGGAACGGCCAACCTGGCGCGCTCCGACGTCGACTTCAGCCGCACCATCGGTCCCGTCCTGGAGGCCCTGGAGGAGCAGGTGGTGCTCCTTCGGCTGTTCTCGGAGATGGAGGACGACGTCGCCGTGCGGATCGGGTCGGAGAACCGCTCCGAGGCGCTCTCGGAGGCCTCCCTCGTCGCGAGCGCGTACGGTGGTTCCGCACCCGCGGAGGGGATCGCCCGGCTGGGCGTGCTCGGCCCCACCCGGATGGACTACCCCGGCACCATGGCCTCCGTCCGCGCGGTGGCCCGCTACCTCTCCCGGTTCCTTGCCGGGTGA
- the hemW gene encoding radical SAM family heme chaperone HemW: MAPALPDGETPPDDGRLPLSAAAGAADRDLGVYLHVPFCRVRCGYCDFNTYTNAELGGGASAQAYAETARREIDLAARVLADEALAAAGMPARPVSTVFVGGGTPTLLPVGDLAGMLGAVRDAWGLADGAEVTTEANPDSVDAAALAALAEAGFTRVSFGMQSAVPGVLATLDRTHDPARLPDVVARARAAGLAVSVDLIYGTPGESVADWRTSLDAAVALEPDHVSAYALVVEPGTRMGAQVRRGELPLPDDDDAARKYELAEEVLAGAGLHWYEVSNFARRPADACRHNLAYWRGHDWWGVGPGAHSHVGGVRWWNVKHPRTYAHRLESGLSPAAGREVLGAREAELERIMLGVRLADGVELRPGGAVPGRLAAVVTDLVRRGLVEPGPARDGRVALTLRGRLLADAVVRELTA; the protein is encoded by the coding sequence ATGGCACCGGCACTTCCCGACGGCGAGACGCCGCCCGACGACGGCAGGCTCCCGCTCTCCGCGGCCGCCGGCGCCGCCGACCGCGACCTCGGCGTGTACCTGCACGTGCCCTTCTGCCGGGTGCGGTGCGGGTACTGCGACTTCAACACCTACACCAACGCCGAGCTCGGCGGCGGCGCGAGCGCGCAGGCGTACGCCGAGACCGCCCGGCGCGAGATCGACCTCGCCGCCCGGGTCCTCGCCGACGAGGCGCTCGCGGCCGCCGGCATGCCGGCCCGCCCCGTGAGCACGGTCTTCGTCGGGGGCGGGACGCCGACCCTGCTGCCCGTGGGCGACCTGGCCGGGATGCTGGGCGCCGTCCGGGACGCCTGGGGCCTGGCCGACGGCGCGGAGGTCACCACCGAGGCCAACCCCGACTCCGTGGACGCGGCCGCGCTGGCGGCGCTGGCCGAGGCGGGCTTCACCCGGGTCTCCTTCGGCATGCAGTCGGCCGTGCCCGGCGTCCTCGCCACGCTCGACCGCACGCACGACCCCGCCCGCCTGCCCGACGTGGTGGCCCGGGCGAGGGCCGCCGGCCTGGCGGTGTCGGTCGACCTCATCTACGGCACGCCGGGGGAGTCCGTGGCGGACTGGCGCACGAGCCTGGACGCCGCGGTCGCGCTCGAGCCGGACCACGTCTCGGCCTACGCCCTCGTCGTCGAGCCCGGGACCCGGATGGGCGCCCAGGTCCGCCGCGGCGAGCTGCCGCTGCCCGACGACGACGACGCGGCCCGCAAGTACGAGCTCGCCGAGGAGGTGCTCGCCGGGGCCGGCTTGCACTGGTACGAGGTGTCGAACTTCGCGCGCCGGCCCGCCGACGCCTGCCGGCACAACCTCGCCTACTGGCGCGGGCACGACTGGTGGGGCGTCGGCCCGGGGGCGCACAGCCACGTCGGCGGCGTGCGGTGGTGGAACGTCAAGCACCCGCGTACCTACGCCCACCGGCTCGAGAGCGGTCTCAGTCCCGCCGCGGGGCGCGAGGTCCTCGGAGCGCGGGAGGCCGAGCTCGAGCGGATCATGCTCGGGGTCCGTCTGGCCGACGGCGTCGAGCTCAGGCCCGGCGGGGCCGTGCCGGGGCGCCTCGCAGCGGTGGTGACGGACCTCGTCCGGCGCGGCCTGGTCGAGCCGGGACCGGCCCGGGACGGCCGGGTCGCCCTGACGCTGCGGGGCCGGCTCCTCGCGGACGCCGTCGTGCGCGAGCTCACCGCCTGA
- the dnaJ gene encoding molecular chaperone DnaJ: protein MSDYYEILGVSRQASAEEIKKAYRKLARKLHPDVAGPDVADEFKEVTRAYEVLSNPEKRQLYDMGGESALGGGGGGAGFGGFQDIFETFFGAAAGGAPRGPVPRGRRGQDALVRLDIDLEEAVFGGSRDLQVDTAVVCGTCQGSCCRPGTSPRTCEVCHGRGSVQRVTRSFLGQVMATTACSACQGHGTVIPDPCPDCAGEGRVRTRRTINVQVPAGVDSGTRIRMTGQGEVGPGGGPAGDLYVEIREKPHPVFVRRGDDLHCTMGIPMTAAALGTVLPLESFDGPREVDVAPGTQPEQVVTLPGLGVGHLHRPGRGDLHVHLDVQVPTRLDERQRELLAELASLRGEEQPEARLAASGSGVFSKLREKLAGR, encoded by the coding sequence GTGAGCGACTACTACGAGATCCTCGGTGTCTCCCGCCAGGCGAGCGCCGAGGAGATCAAGAAGGCCTACCGCAAGCTCGCCCGCAAGCTCCACCCCGACGTCGCGGGGCCGGACGTGGCGGACGAGTTCAAGGAGGTCACCCGGGCGTACGAGGTCCTGTCCAACCCGGAGAAGCGCCAGCTCTACGACATGGGCGGCGAGTCCGCCCTCGGTGGCGGGGGCGGCGGCGCCGGGTTCGGCGGCTTCCAGGACATCTTCGAGACCTTCTTCGGCGCGGCCGCGGGCGGTGCCCCCCGAGGGCCCGTCCCGCGCGGGCGCCGCGGCCAGGACGCCCTCGTGCGCCTGGACATCGACCTCGAGGAGGCGGTCTTCGGCGGCAGCCGCGACCTCCAGGTCGACACCGCCGTCGTGTGCGGCACCTGCCAGGGCTCGTGCTGCCGGCCCGGGACCTCCCCGCGCACCTGCGAGGTCTGCCACGGCCGCGGCTCCGTCCAGCGTGTGACCCGATCCTTCCTCGGCCAGGTCATGGCGACCACCGCGTGCTCGGCCTGCCAGGGCCACGGCACCGTCATCCCCGACCCCTGCCCGGACTGCGCCGGCGAGGGACGCGTGCGCACCCGCCGCACCATCAACGTCCAGGTGCCCGCGGGCGTGGACTCCGGCACCCGCATCCGGATGACCGGCCAGGGCGAGGTCGGCCCGGGCGGGGGGCCCGCCGGCGACCTCTACGTCGAGATCCGCGAGAAGCCCCACCCCGTGTTCGTCCGTCGCGGGGACGACCTGCACTGCACCATGGGCATCCCCATGACGGCCGCGGCGCTGGGCACCGTCCTGCCGCTGGAGTCCTTCGACGGTCCGCGCGAGGTCGACGTGGCGCCGGGCACCCAGCCCGAGCAGGTCGTCACCCTGCCGGGCCTGGGCGTGGGGCACCTGCACCGGCCCGGCCGCGGTGACCTCCACGTCCACCTCGACGTCCAGGTGCCCACCCGCCTGGACGAGCGCCAGCGCGAGCTCCTCGCCGAGCTCGCGTCGCTGCGCGGCGAGGAGCAGCCCGAGGCCCGCCTGGCCGCCTCGGGCTCGGGGGTCTTCTCCAAGCTGCGCGAGAAGCTCGCCGGGAGATGA
- the lepA gene encoding translation elongation factor 4, with translation MSPIPSPALSAQISPSATPPELLRNFSIIAHIDHGKSTLADRMLQLTGVVDSRAMRAQYLDRMDIERERGITIKSQAVRMPWQVGDQAYALNMIDTPGHVDFSYEVNRSLAACEGAVLLVDAAQGIEAQTLANLYMAMENDLTIIPVLNKIDLPAAQPEKYAEELAGLIGGEPEDCLRVSGKTGEGVLELLDRIVRDIPAPVGDADAPSRAMIFDSVYDTYRGVITYVRVIDGHLSPRERIQMMSTRATHELLEIGVISPEPIPSQGLGVGEVGYLITGVKDVRQSKVGDTVTNLSKPAAHALGGYREPKPMVFSGLYPIDGSDYPVLRDALDKLKLNDAALVYEPETSVALGFGFRCGFLGLLHLEIVRERLEREFDLALISTAPNVSYDVVAEDGSQVRVTNPSEFPEGKISQIREPVVKATILAPSEFVGTIMELTQSRRGTLLGMDYLSPERVELRYTLPLAEIVGDFFDQLKSKTRGYASLDYEPSGDQEADLVKVDILLNHEQVDAFSAIVHRDKAYTYGVTMAEKLKELIPRQQFEVPIQAAVGARVIARETIRALRKDMLAKCYGGDITRKRKLLEKQKEGKKRMKNIGRVEVPQEAFIAALTSDAPTGKK, from the coding sequence TTGTCACCGATCCCCAGCCCGGCACTGTCGGCGCAGATCAGCCCGTCGGCCACGCCGCCGGAGCTGCTGCGCAACTTCAGCATCATCGCCCACATCGACCACGGGAAGTCGACGCTGGCGGACCGGATGCTCCAGCTGACCGGCGTGGTGGACTCACGGGCGATGCGCGCCCAGTACCTCGACCGCATGGACATCGAGCGTGAGCGCGGCATCACCATCAAGTCCCAGGCGGTGCGGATGCCATGGCAGGTGGGCGACCAGGCGTACGCGCTGAACATGATCGACACCCCGGGGCACGTCGACTTCTCCTACGAGGTCAACCGCTCGCTCGCCGCGTGCGAGGGGGCGGTCCTCCTCGTCGACGCCGCCCAGGGCATCGAGGCGCAGACCCTGGCCAACCTCTACATGGCCATGGAGAACGACCTCACGATCATCCCCGTCCTCAACAAGATCGACCTGCCGGCCGCGCAGCCGGAGAAGTACGCCGAGGAGCTCGCCGGCCTCATCGGCGGCGAGCCGGAGGACTGCCTGCGGGTCTCGGGCAAGACCGGGGAGGGGGTCCTGGAGCTCCTCGACCGCATCGTGCGCGACATCCCGGCACCGGTCGGTGACGCCGACGCGCCGTCCCGCGCCATGATCTTCGACTCCGTCTACGACACCTACCGCGGGGTCATCACCTACGTCCGGGTCATCGACGGGCACCTCAGCCCGCGCGAGCGCATCCAGATGATGTCGACCCGGGCCACCCACGAGCTGCTCGAGATCGGTGTCATCTCGCCCGAGCCCATCCCGTCGCAGGGCCTCGGGGTCGGTGAGGTGGGCTACCTCATCACGGGCGTGAAGGACGTGCGCCAGTCCAAGGTCGGCGACACGGTGACGAACCTGTCCAAGCCGGCCGCGCACGCCCTGGGCGGCTACCGCGAGCCCAAGCCGATGGTGTTCTCCGGGCTCTACCCGATCGACGGCTCGGACTACCCCGTGCTCCGCGACGCCCTCGACAAGCTCAAGCTCAACGACGCCGCCCTCGTCTACGAGCCCGAGACCTCCGTCGCGCTCGGCTTCGGGTTCCGCTGCGGCTTCCTCGGCCTGCTGCACCTGGAGATCGTCCGGGAGCGGCTCGAGCGCGAGTTCGACCTCGCCCTGATCTCCACGGCGCCGAACGTCTCCTACGACGTCGTCGCCGAGGACGGCAGCCAGGTGCGGGTGACCAACCCCAGCGAGTTCCCCGAGGGCAAGATCAGCCAGATCCGGGAGCCGGTCGTCAAGGCCACGATCCTGGCACCGAGCGAGTTCGTCGGCACGATCATGGAGCTCACCCAGAGCCGCCGGGGCACCCTCCTGGGCATGGACTACCTCTCCCCGGAGCGGGTCGAGCTGCGATACACCCTGCCGCTGGCCGAGATCGTCGGGGACTTCTTCGACCAGCTCAAGTCCAAGACCCGCGGCTACGCCTCGCTGGACTACGAGCCCTCGGGCGACCAGGAGGCCGACCTCGTCAAGGTCGACATCCTGCTCAACCACGAGCAGGTGGACGCGTTCTCCGCGATCGTCCACCGCGACAAGGCCTACACCTACGGCGTGACGATGGCCGAGAAGCTCAAGGAGCTCATCCCGCGGCAGCAGTTCGAGGTGCCGATCCAGGCCGCGGTGGGCGCGCGCGTCATCGCCCGCGAGACCATCCGCGCCCTGCGCAAGGACATGCTCGCCAAGTGCTACGGCGGAGACATCACCCGCAAGCGCAAGCTCCTGGAGAAGCAGAAGGAGGGCAAGAAGCGCATGAAGAACATCGGCCGGGTCGAGGTCCCGCAGGAGGCCTTCATCGCGGCCCTCACCTCCGACGCGCCCACGGGCAAGAAGTAG
- a CDS encoding GNAT family N-acetyltransferase, translating into MDRAPEPRTALHRLDGDDPATAARRAAVARLRPLPAQEPFSSRAEVTLPLADAEPTRTPFAVEHDGRVVGFGVIDSLGYLPDVVDRPDEAALLRGFYLDAAEQNRGIGRATVPLLRVLARELVPAARILVLTVNEANPAAVRAYTAGGFVDVGRYLGGGLGPQRVMAVAL; encoded by the coding sequence GTGGACCGTGCCCCCGAACCTCGCACCGCGCTGCACCGGCTCGACGGCGACGACCCCGCCACCGCCGCCCGGCGGGCCGCCGTGGCGCGGCTGCGCCCCCTGCCGGCGCAGGAGCCGTTCTCCTCGCGGGCCGAGGTGACCCTGCCGCTCGCGGACGCCGAGCCGACCCGCACACCCTTCGCCGTCGAGCACGACGGACGGGTGGTCGGGTTCGGGGTGATCGACTCGCTGGGCTACCTGCCCGACGTCGTCGACCGGCCTGACGAGGCGGCCCTGCTGCGCGGGTTCTACCTCGACGCGGCGGAGCAGAACCGCGGGATCGGCCGCGCGACCGTGCCGCTCCTGCGCGTCCTGGCCCGCGAGCTGGTCCCGGCCGCGCGGATCCTCGTCCTCACCGTCAACGAGGCCAACCCGGCCGCGGTGCGCGCCTACACCGCGGGCGGGTTCGTCGACGTCGGGCGCTACCTCGGCGGCGGGCTCGGCCCGCAGCGGGTGATGGCCGTCGCACTGTGA
- a CDS encoding DUF3097 domain-containing protein: MDDRYGTDILSADPHRAGAYAHRPTTTDRAAEKGLVVEEVGTGWVGAVVRVEKSGGMHVVVLEDRRGRTRTFPLGAGFWVEGRPVRLVPPAAARAPQGPRTAGGRRLTASGSLAVERERARVARASRIWVEGRHDAELVERVWGDDLRVEGVVVELLDGVDNLAAALRDFRPGPGRRAGVLVDHLVPGSKESRIAAEVTAGAAGEHVLVLGHPYVDVWQAVRPERVGLQEWPDVPRGTDIKVGTLAALGWPHRDQADIASGWKRILGTVRSYKDLSPALLGRMEELIDFVTGVPE; this comes from the coding sequence GTGGACGACCGCTACGGCACCGACATCCTCTCCGCCGACCCCCACCGCGCGGGCGCCTACGCCCACCGGCCCACCACCACGGACCGGGCCGCGGAGAAGGGCCTCGTGGTGGAGGAGGTCGGCACCGGCTGGGTCGGCGCCGTGGTCCGGGTGGAGAAGTCCGGCGGCATGCACGTGGTCGTGCTCGAGGACCGTCGCGGCCGGACCCGGACGTTCCCGCTGGGCGCGGGGTTCTGGGTCGAGGGCCGGCCGGTCCGGCTGGTCCCCCCGGCGGCGGCGCGGGCACCGCAGGGTCCGCGGACCGCGGGCGGCCGGCGGCTGACGGCGTCCGGCTCGCTCGCCGTCGAGCGCGAGCGCGCCCGGGTGGCGCGGGCGTCGCGGATCTGGGTCGAGGGCCGCCACGACGCCGAGCTCGTCGAGCGGGTGTGGGGCGACGACCTCCGGGTCGAGGGCGTCGTCGTCGAGCTGCTCGACGGCGTGGACAACCTCGCCGCCGCGCTGCGGGACTTCCGTCCCGGCCCGGGCCGGCGCGCCGGGGTGCTCGTTGACCACCTCGTCCCGGGTTCGAAGGAGTCCCGGATCGCCGCCGAGGTGACGGCGGGCGCCGCGGGTGAGCACGTGCTCGTCCTGGGCCACCCCTACGTCGACGTGTGGCAGGCGGTGCGGCCCGAGCGGGTGGGGCTGCAGGAGTGGCCGGACGTCCCGCGCGGGACCGACATCAAGGTCGGCACCCTCGCCGCCCTGGGCTGGCCCCACCGCGACCAGGCGGACATCGCCTCGGGGTGGAAGCGGATCCTCGGCACGGTCCGGTCCTACAAGGACCTCTCGCCCGCCCTGCTGGGCCGGATGGAGGAGCTCATCGACTTCGTCACCGGCGTGCCGGAGTGA